In the genome of Notamacropus eugenii isolate mMacEug1 chromosome 5, mMacEug1.pri_v2, whole genome shotgun sequence, one region contains:
- the MFRP gene encoding membrane frizzled-related protein: MKDYTDIALCAETAKWSKPEFYNPAFELEAGLPTLSRAHQENGNSPRAHCHGGLTWRYQTDCQFSWLCAALLSTLLLLLLGLLTIIILAQLKPTSPPGVPPSLLSPQGFSNVTDIISPGIQGDLTTDLTPEPTCGGLLLGPEGSFASPNYPDPYPPNAYCVWHIQVAPEQVVQLKIEAFSMDDVASCLFDWLEISLEPEEQRSLGSSMVRVCGKVPPAILNANASHLRIVFVSDSSVGGIGFHAWYQAVTPREGGCNKDEFSCDHLFCLLSDAVCDGFANCKDSSDEANCSSKSSDCGGSLNGLHGTFSTPNYPKPYPHQQFCLWQISVPAGHGIELHFHNFSLEAHQNCEFDYVEIHENMDTGALNLVGRFCGSKLPPPLISSHHELTVVFVTDYQINSMGFSATYQALNTTDDPCELGAFSCQDERCKDLHWMCDSWRNCSDDKFNCSSLTHPAFETACEPIQVEMCQGLSYNTTAFPNTLMTLDSQQEVEEMLKGYKTLTDLPCYQPFRRLLCGLLLPYCTPSGGILPPCRPVCLEAEHHCQPDLEPLGISWSFNCKSLPDASDPAGCTWP; the protein is encoded by the exons ATGAAAGACTATACAGATATTGCCCTCTGTGCTGAGACAGCAAAGTGGAGCAAG CCTGAATTCTATAATCCAGCTTTTGAGCTTGAGGCTGGGTTGCCCACCCTATCTCGAGCCCATCAGGAAAATGGAAACAGCCCTAGAGCTCACTGCCATG GTGGTCTGACCTGGAGGTACCAGACAGACTGCCAGTTCTCCTGGCTGTGTGCTGCTCTCCTCTCTACTCTGCTACTTTTGCTGCTGGGACTTCTCACCATCATTATCCTTGCCC AGCTGAAGCCTACATCTCCACCTGGGGTACCTCCCAGCCTTCTGTCCCCTCAAGGGTTCAGTAATGTCACAGACATCATCAGCCCTGGCATCCAAGGAGACCTGACCACGGACCTTACCCCTGAGCCCA CCTGTGGGGGACTCCTTCTTGGACCAGAGGGCTCCTTTGCCTCTCCCAACTACCCGGACCCATACCCACCCAATGCCTACTGTGTGTGGCATATCCAGGTGGCACCTGAGCAGGTAGTACAACTCAAAATAGAGGCATTCAGCATGGATGATGTGGCTTCCTGCCTGTTTGATTGGCTAGAGATCTCCCTAGAGCCAGAAGAACAAAGGAGCCTGGGGAGTTCCATGGTCAG GGTCTGTGGGAAAGTGCCACCAGCCATACTCAACGCCAATGCTAGCCACCTCCGTATAGTCTTTGTCTCTGATAGTAGCGTGGGAGGGATTGGATTCCACGCCTGGTACCAGGCTGTGACCCCTCGAGAGG GGGGATGCAATAAGGATGAGTTTTCATGTGACCATCTATTCTGCCTACTGTCTGATGCTGTATGTGATGGTTTCGCCAACTGCAAGGACTCCAGTGATGAGGCCAACTGCAGCAGCAAAAGCTCAG ATTGTGGAGGGTCTCTGAATGGGCTCCATGGCACCTTTTCTACCCCAAACTACCCGAAGCCCTACCCTCATCAGCAG TTTTGCCTCTGGCAGATCTCAGTACCCGCCGGACATGGCATTGAACTACATTTTCACAACTTCAGCCTGGAGGCCCATCAGAATTGTGAATTTGACTATGTGGAAATCCATGAGAACATGGACACAGGAGCCCTCAACCTAGTGGGCAG GTTCTGTGGTAGCAAGCTGCCTCCACCCCTCATTTCCTCACACCATGAATTGACTGTAGTATTTGTGACGGATTACCAGATCAACAGCATGGGATTCTCTGCAACCTACCAGGCCCTCAACACTACTGACG ATCCCTGTGAGCTTGGGGCATTCTCCTGCCAGGATGAAAGGTGCAAAGACCTTCACTGGATGTGTGACAGCTGGAGAAACTGCAGTGATGACAAATTCAACTGCAGCAGCCTCACCCACCCAGCCTTTG AAACAGCCTGTGAACCTATTCAGGTGGAAATGTGCCAAGGCCTCAGCTACAACACCACAGCTTTCCCCAatactttgatgactctggataGTCAACAGGAAGTTGAAGAGATGCTGAAAGGATACAAG ACCCTGACAGACCTGCCCTGTTACCAGCCTTTCCGAAGACTTCTATGTGGGCTGCTCCTGCCTTACTGTACCCCCTCGGGAGGGATCCTCCCACCCTGTCGTCCTGTCTGCCTAGAAGCTGAGCACCACTGCCAGCCTGATCTGGAGCCACTGGGCATCTCCTGGTCCTTCAACTGTAAAAGCCTGCCTGATGCCTCTGACCCAGCAGGGTGCACCTGGCCCTGA
- the C1QTNF5 gene encoding complement C1q tumor necrosis factor-related protein 5: MRPLLPLLLLALVAGSPPLEDNKIPSLCSGHPGVPGTPGHHGNQGLPGRDGRDGRDGAPGTPGEKGAGGHPGLPGPRGDPGPPGESGPMGAAGPAGECAVPPRSAFSAKRSESRVPPPADTPLPFDRVLVNEQGHYDPTTGKFTCQVPGLYYFAVHATVYRASLQFDLVKNGESVASFFQFFGGWPKPASLSGGALVRLEPEDQVWVQVGVGDYIGIYASVKTDSTFSGFLVYSDWHSSPVFA, encoded by the exons ATGAGGCCGCTCCTGCCCCTTCTGCTGCTGGCCCTGGTGGCCGGTTCACCCCCACTGGAGGACAACAAGATCCCCAGCCTATGTTCCGGGCATCCTGGCGTCCCGGGCACCCCCGGGCATCACGGCAACCAAGGCCTGCCTGGCCGCGATGGCCGAGATGGGCGAGATGGGGCGCCTGGGACTCCGGGCGAGAAGGGTGCCGGCGGGCACCCGG GGCTGCCTGGGCCTCGGGGGGACCCGGGGCCACCAGGAGAGTCAGGGCCAATGGGAGCAGCAGGGCCAGCGGGTGAGTGTGCAGTGCCTCCCCGATCAGCCTTCAGTGCCAAACGCTCAGAAAGCCGGGTGCCTCCACCTGCTGACACACCCTTGCCATTCGACCGGGTGCTGGTGAACGAGCAGGGGCACTATGATCCTACCACGGGCAAGTTTACCTGCCAGGTGCCTGGCCTCTACTACTTTGCCGTCCACGCCACTGTCTACCGCGCTAGTTTGCAGTTCGACCTTGTGAAGAATGGCGAGTCCGTGGCTTCCTTCTTCCAGTTCTTTGGGGGGTGGCCAAAGCCAGCCTCATTATCTGGGGGAGCCCTAGTAAGACTGGAGCCTGAGGACCAAGTCTGGGTACAAGTGGGTGTGGGTGACTACATTGGCATCTATGCCAGTGTCAAGACAGACAGTACCTTCTCTGGCTTTCTAGTTTATTCTGACTGGCACAGTTCCCCTGTCTTTGCCTGA
- the RNF26 gene encoding E3 ubiquitin-protein ligase RNF26 — MEALYLVLNGIGLALDVLNFLLDLNFLLVSSLLAALTWMVTFVYNLPHSVLTGLLHLGRGALLSVAAVAEGLARLLLGVLQAVGTLLRGCCSGLESLTVVGHLALHVATRGRELVHRGVLSVVSSSHALLRQVCDVCAIAMSLAAYVVNSLVNICLIGTQNLFALGLALWDSVMGPLWRVTDVLGAFFAHVSSSAVAMAILLWTPCQLVLELLASGTRLLASLMLANLSGLVLLVVVLAMTITILHPDLAIRLAVRATEQLHALPSYHRLRRDVVRLSRLALGSESWRWVRSRSLQLASWPIGGGGGGGAAPGAPQGGPRRGPPARIRGHEQLADPVPRLPFRPEEGTGAARIGPVRGRERLNEEEPLPVHDPWQLLKEQEERKKCVICQDQSKTVLLLPCRHLCLCQACTEILLRQPVYQRNCPLCRQGILQTLNVYL, encoded by the coding sequence ATGGAGGCCCTTTACCTGGTGTTGAACGGGATCGGCCTGGCCTTGGACGTGCTCAACTTCTTGCTGGACCTCAACTTCCTGCTCGTGTCCTCGCTGCTGGCCGCGCTGACCTGGATGGTGACCTTCGTCTACAACCTCCCTCACAGTGTTCTGACCGGCCTCCTGCACCTGGGCCGCGGGGCGCTGCTATCGGTGGCCGCTGTCGCGGAAGGCCTGGCCCGCCTGCTCCTCGGGGTCCTGCAGGCCGTGGGCACCCTGCTGCGGGGCTGCTGCTCGGGCCTGGAGAGCCTGACGGTGGTGGGCCACCTGGCCTTGCACGTGGCCACCAGGGGCAGGGAGCTGGTCCACCGCGGGGTTCTGAGCGTGGTCTCGTCCAGCCATGCCCTGCTGCGCCAGGTCTGCGACGTGTGCGCCATCGCCATGAGCTTGGCAGCCTACGTGGTCAACAGCCTGGTCAACATCTGCCTCATTGGGACCCAGAACCTCTTTGCCCTCGGACTGGCCCTCTGGGACTCAGTGATGGGGCCGCTGTGGAGGGTAACTGATGTATTGGGAGCCTTCTTTGCCCACGTTTCCAGCAGTGCTGTTGCCATGGCAATTCTCCTCTGGACACCTTGCCAGTTGGTGCTGGAGTTATTAGCCTCTGGCACCCGTCTTCTAGCCAGTTTGATGTTAGCTAATCTCTCAGGCTTGGTGTTGCTGGTGGTGGTGTTGGCAATGACGATAACCATCCTGCACCCGGATCTTGCCATAAGACTGGCAGTCCGGGCAACTGAACAGCTTCATGCTCTGCCTTCTTACCACCGGCTCCGTAGGGATGTGGTACGACTCTCCCGCTTGGCACTAGGTTCAGAGTCTTGGCGCTGGGTACGGAGCAGGAGTCTGCAACTGGCAAGCTGGCCcattggtggtggtggaggaggaggagcagcccCTGGGGCCCCCCAGGGTGGGCCAAGGAGGGGGCCACCTGCCAGAATCCGGGGACATGAGCAGCTTGCTGACCCGGTGCCCAGGCTTCCGTTCAGGCCAGAGGAAGGGACAGGGGCTGCTCGAATAGGACCTGTTAGGGGCCGGGAAAGACTCAATGAGGAGGAGCCTCTACCTGTGCATGACCCATGGCAACTGCTGAAGGaacaagaggaaaggaagaaatgtgtCATCTGTCAGGACCAAAGCAAAACTGTTCTTTTGCTACCATGTCGACACCTCTGCCTGTGCCAAGCCTGCACCGAGATTCTGCTACGCCAGCCAGTCTATCAGCGAAATTGCCCACTGTGTCGCCAGGGTATCCTGCAGACCCTCAATGTCTACCTCTGA